A stretch of Bordetella genomosp. 13 DNA encodes these proteins:
- the gspG gene encoding type II secretion system major pseudopilin GspG: MPGLTDSPEDTVRRYPLKARRQQGFTLIEIMVVVVIMGILAALVVPRVLDRPDQARQVAAKQDISGLMQALKLYRLDNGRYPSTQQGLRALVERPEGAKAWRPYLDRLPNDPWGQPYQYLNPGVKSEIDVFSFGADGKPGGEQGDADIGSWEL; this comes from the coding sequence ATGCCCGGCTTGACTGATTCCCCGGAGGACACTGTGCGTCGGTACCCACTCAAGGCTCGCCGCCAGCAAGGCTTCACGCTGATCGAGATCATGGTGGTGGTCGTGATCATGGGCATTCTCGCCGCCCTGGTCGTGCCGCGCGTCCTCGACCGTCCCGACCAGGCCCGCCAGGTGGCCGCCAAGCAGGACATCTCCGGCCTGATGCAGGCGCTCAAGCTGTACCGTCTCGACAATGGCCGCTATCCCAGCACCCAGCAGGGCCTGCGCGCCCTGGTCGAGCGTCCCGAAGGCGCCAAGGCCTGGCGCCCGTATCTCGACCGCCTGCCCAACGACCCCTGGGGCCAGCCCTATCAGTACCTCAACCCCGGAGTGAAGAGCGAGATCGACGTGTTCTCGTTCGGCGCCGACGGCAAACCGGGCGGAGAGCAAGGCGATGCGGACATCGGTTCGTGGGAGCTCTGA
- a CDS encoding GspH/FimT family pseudopilin: protein MRTSVRGSSERGFTLVEVLVVLVIIGIGASMVSLAAFSGPDRRLRSDAERLVDAFSAAQSEARGDGRTIRWRADDGGWYFERRGRSEQISAQDDGPAVPDRFAGDDLLAERAWQKAPVAVRADPALPLTFGTEWIAPPMVLQLQADGESLTITRDAAGRYAIE from the coding sequence ATGCGGACATCGGTTCGTGGGAGCTCTGAACGGGGCTTCACGCTCGTCGAGGTCCTGGTAGTCCTGGTCATCATCGGCATCGGGGCTTCCATGGTCAGCCTGGCGGCCTTCTCGGGGCCCGACCGGCGCCTGCGCAGCGATGCCGAACGCCTGGTCGACGCCTTCTCCGCCGCCCAAAGCGAAGCGCGCGGCGATGGCCGCACCATTCGCTGGCGCGCCGACGACGGCGGCTGGTATTTCGAACGGCGCGGCCGTTCCGAACAAATCAGCGCGCAGGACGACGGCCCGGCCGTGCCGGACAGGTTCGCCGGCGACGACCTGCTGGCCGAACGCGCCTGGCAGAAGGCTCCGGTCGCGGTGCGCGCCGACCCCGCGCTGCCGCTGACGTTCGGCACCGAATGGATCGCGCCGCCCATGGTCCTGCAGCTGCAGGCCGATGGCGAAAGCCTCACCATCACGCGCGACGCCGCGGGCCGGTATGCGATCGAATAG
- the gspI gene encoding type II secretion system minor pseudopilin GspI: protein MRSNSAKRERGFTLIEVLVALAIIAVAMGAAMRATSVMISNNRALQDKTLALMAAENALAQLRLEQTLPQPGKRTVACPQGGQAMQCELIVTSSLNRSFRQVTVRVHPAGDAGETTIAQLSGLVSTLR, encoded by the coding sequence ATGCGATCGAATAGCGCGAAGCGCGAGCGCGGCTTCACGCTCATCGAGGTGCTGGTCGCGCTGGCCATCATCGCCGTCGCCATGGGCGCGGCCATGCGCGCCACCAGCGTGATGATCAGCAACAATCGCGCACTGCAGGACAAGACCCTGGCGCTGATGGCCGCCGAGAACGCGCTGGCCCAGCTGCGCCTGGAACAGACGCTGCCGCAGCCCGGCAAGCGCACCGTCGCCTGTCCGCAAGGCGGGCAGGCCATGCAGTGCGAACTCATCGTCACCAGCTCCCTGAACCGCAGCTTCCGCCAGGTGACGGTGCGCGTGCATCCGGCGGGCGATGCGGGCGAGACCACCATCGCGCAACTGAGCGGCCTCGTGTCGACGCTGCGATGA